CAACGGCACTTCCGGCGGCGGGGGCGGCTGGTTCACGCCGCGCAAGCAGCCGGCGACGACTCCGGGCAGCGAACAGGAGACGGCCGACGGTCGCCGCCTGGCCGCGATGCGCCCGGTCGGCAGGACGTCGACGGGCGACGACACGTCCCCCTCGGCCCAGGACGGCACACAGCCTGCCACGACGGTCGGCCCGGCAGCGCCCATCCCCACCCCCGTAGACCCCGGCGCCGGTCCCGGAACACCGGACCCCGCCTCCCGCCCGGCCCCGGAATGGACGCCCGCCGGCCCCGGATACGGCGCCGGCGAACCCGGCCGGGCGTCGAACGCCTCCGCTGACCCGACCTGGAGTCCTGGGCCCGCCCCCGCTCCTGCTCCCGCCTCGGCCCCGGCCAGAACTCAAGCGCCGGCTGCACCTGCCCCAACCCCAAGCCAAGCGCCACCTGCCCCCGCCGCCGCCCAGGCGTCCACCGCCCACCCGGGGATATCAGGCCCCAGCCCCATATCCCCGCCCTCCCCCCAACTGCGCGTACCCACCCAGCGCCCCGCCCCGGCCCAACCCGCCTCCCCGGACGCCATCCTGATCCGCCGGACGATGGCCGAGGTCGCTCCCGTGGCCGACAAGGTCACCTCGTACTTCTACGCGCTGCTCTTCGTACGCCACCCCGACCTGCGCTCCCTGTTCCCGGCCGCGATGGACACTCAGCGCGACCGGCTGCTCAAGGCGCTGCTCACCGCAGCCGAGCACATCGACAACACGCCCGTCCTCGTCGAGTACCTGCAGAACCTCGGCCGGGGCCACCGCAAGTACGGCACCCGCGCCGAGCACTACCCGGCCGTCGGCGAGTGCCTCATCGGCGCCCTGAACAAGTACGCCGCCGGCGTCTGGGACGCGGAGACGGAGGCCGCCTGGGTGCGGGCGTACACGACGATCTCGCAGGTCATGATCGACGCGGCGGCCGCAGACGAACTGCGCGCCCCAGCCTGGTGGTACGCGGAGGTCGTGTCGCACGACCTCAGGACCTCGGACATCGCCGTCGTCACGGTCCGCCCCGACCAGCCCTACCCCTTCCTCGCCGGGCAGTACACGAGCCTGGAGACGCCTTGGTGGCCGCGGATCTGGCGGCACTATTCCTTCGCCTCCGCACCCCGCTCCGACGGCCTGCTGACGTTCCATGTGAAGGCCGTGCCCGCGGGCTGGGTCTCCAACGCGCTGGTGCACCGAGCCCGGCCGGGGGACATCATCCGGCTCGGCCCGCCGACCGGTTCGATGACCGTGGACCACACCACCGACAGCGGTCTGCTCTGCGTGGGCGGA
Above is a window of Streptomyces sp. DT2A-34 DNA encoding:
- a CDS encoding globin domain-containing protein — encoded protein: MDAPTTTSADNGTSGGGGGWFTPRKQPATTPGSEQETADGRRLAAMRPVGRTSTGDDTSPSAQDGTQPATTVGPAAPIPTPVDPGAGPGTPDPASRPAPEWTPAGPGYGAGEPGRASNASADPTWSPGPAPAPAPASAPARTQAPAAPAPTPSQAPPAPAAAQASTAHPGISGPSPISPPSPQLRVPTQRPAPAQPASPDAILIRRTMAEVAPVADKVTSYFYALLFVRHPDLRSLFPAAMDTQRDRLLKALLTAAEHIDNTPVLVEYLQNLGRGHRKYGTRAEHYPAVGECLIGALNKYAAGVWDAETEAAWVRAYTTISQVMIDAAAADELRAPAWWYAEVVSHDLRTSDIAVVTVRPDQPYPFLAGQYTSLETPWWPRIWRHYSFASAPRSDGLLTFHVKAVPAGWVSNALVHRARPGDIIRLGPPTGSMTVDHTTDSGLLCVGGGTGIAPIKALVEDVAEHGERRPVEVFYGARTNQDLYDIDTMLRLQQSHPWLEVRPVVDRHGLLQLPDAIREYGPWTEYDAYVSGPPGMIRSGVDALRDIGIPSERIRHDSVEELVATGD